The Fimbriimonadaceae bacterium nucleotide sequence GCCCGAGGCCAGGTAGCGGGAATCCGACGACCAGGCCAGCGCCGTCACCGCGTCGGCGTGCCCGTCGCACGTGAACCTCACCGCTCCGTCACGGCTGCCGACCACCCGCGCCTGGCGCGTCACCGTCCCGAGCGCCAGCGAGTTGCCGTCAGGCGAGGGGAGCACGGTCACGACCCAATCCTTCGGGACTTGGCGCCAGACCTCAAACTTAGTGCCGTCGATGCGCCAGCAGCCGAGTTGCTGCTCGGTGCAGCCCGCGACCACCGCCCGGCTGTCGTCAAGCGCCACTACGGAGCTGACGACGCCGCCTTCCAGACGCATCGACCGCTCCGCCGCGGTCATCTCTTCGTTCCACCAGAAAATCTCGTTGTCGAAAGAGCAACTGAGAAGCCGCCCGGTTCCCGGAGCGTAGCTCAGGCCATAGATCGGGGTCTTGTGCCCACGGGCGCGGTGGATGATGGTGGCCCGGATGGCGTCCGGATTCCGGCCCGCCGTCTCGCCGCTCGGCTCTTCGAAGGTGGCCGTGCCGATTAAGGCGTCGTACTCCATACGGCGCACGGGGTCACTGAGCACCTCGAACGCCGCGTTGATCTTCGCCATCTTGTCGTGCGAAGCCGGGTCATCGTTGACGTCCGGGTGGTAGGTACGGGCGAGCCGACGATAGGCGGTTCGCACTTCCGCGGGCTGGGCTTTCGTCTCAAGGCCCAGAATTTCGTAGAGCGTCGGCAAGGCACCCCATTATAGTTCGCTGGACGAAGGGCCCAGGGCTGTTTTCCAGCCCAAAGCGCGCCGATTCCAGCCAAAACCCTGAAGGCGGCGTTCCATCCGCCCGCCTTCTCCGTTCAACTCGCCCAAAATGAGGGCGCTGGATGGTGAAAGCCGAAAAAAGAGGGCCGGGGTGGCAGGAATGGCTTTTGTCCCTTTCCTGCACCTTGTTGATCGGCTACGAGCAACTTGTCCGGCGGGAAATGGAGACCCCCCAGACCGCCGAGCGTTACTACAGCTTGGAGGCAGGGGTCACGACCCTGCACTTCCTGGGGCAGGCCGTCGCGCTGGCTTGCACGGCCGCCACCCTGCTCTGGATCATTCTGGCAAATAAACGGGTCTTTCAAACCACGATCTTCGCTTTGGCGGGGATCGGGATCATCTTGTGCTGGATCGAGGTCCTCAGAGCGATCGGAACCCAGCCCAACTCCGTGTACATCCTCACAGAGCTGCCCTACCGACCTTTGAACAACATGGGCATCGTCGGGGCGCAGGTGTTCGGCACTTACCTCATCCTTCGGGGCAGGGACCTTCCCGGGCCGGTCTGGCGATCGCTCCTCACCAAAATGGGGCTGGCCGCCTGCCTGTTCCTATTCCAACTGATCGCCTGGGAGCTGTTAAGCCGTAGAATGGGTTAGGCATGACGCCGCAACGGAACCAGTCCAGAATCGCCATCCTGGCCACGGCCGCCTTCATGTTGGGGTTCCCGGCGCTCGGCCTGGTGTGGTTCTGGCTGGACGGCCACCGGCGGATCCAAGAATCGGCCGCACCCGCCGCGCACCGGATCGCGGAAGAGGCGCTCGCCCGCTGGGACGTCAACGTCCTCGACGCGGCCGGCACCTCCGAGTTCCGCCGGAGCGACGTCGAGAAGGCGTTCGAAGAGGCCCACGTGCGGCTCGGCCCGCTCAAGAGCCTCGGCGAGTTCCATTCGAACCGGTCGTGGGCAGGCGGCCGCGACGATATGGTGTGGCAGTTCGCCGAGTGCAACGGCAAGGCCAGCTTCCAAAACGGCCCCGCGGAGATCAAGATGACGGTCGCCCGCCGGACCATGAACCCGGAATGGCGGGTCGAGAAGTTCGAAGTCCGATGAGGACGATGCCTCAACCGGTCCCGATTTAGGCGGCGGCGAACTCGGAGCCCGGGTATATTTCGCCTTCGTCCTTGGAGCTTTCCAAGGGCTCAAAACCGAGCCACAGGCAAGGTGCAACGGGTCTTTCCCGCTTACGAGAGTCTAGACGTCCCGTCTTGCCCTCCCGGTGCGGGGCTCAGTCAAGGAGCAGACAGGCGGCCGGAAACGGCCCTCGCCCGGAGCAAACCGGCCCGGGAACGGCGGGGTACCGAATGCCAAAGACCTGTCTAATCGTAAAGCAAAAGCGCAAACCAAAGTTCAAGGTGCGCGCCTACACCCGTTGCAGCCAGTGCGGCCGCCAACACGGGTACATCCGTTATTTCGGCGTCTGCCGAATCTGCTTCCGTGAGATGGCCCACAAGGGCCTCCTCCCCGGCGTGGTGAAGTCGAGCTGGTGAGCTGAGTTATGCATAGCGACCCAATTGCCGACCTTCTGACCCGCATCCGCAACGGGATCATCTCCCGTGCGATGAACGTGGACTGCCCCGTGAGCAAGATCAAGCTCGAGGTCCTTCGCATCCTGAAGGACGAGGGGTTCATCACCGGGTTCGAAGTCATCACTGAATCGAAGTTCCCCAGCGTCCGGGTGCACCTGCGCTACGACGACCGCCGCAAACCGGTCATCCACAGCATCATGAGGGTGAGCAAACCCGGGCTGCGCGTCTACAAAGGGTCCGGCGAGCTACGGCCCATCCGCAGCGGCTTGGCGACCCGGGTGATGACGACCAGCCAAGGCGTCATGACGGACCGTGAAGCCCGGCGGCGCAAAATCGGAGGCGAGGTCCTCTGCGAGGTTTGGTAAGCGATGTCACGAATCGGATTTAAACCCATCAAGGTGCCCGGCACCGTCACCGTCACGTCCGAAAAGGGCCATATCGCGGTCAAGGGGCCGAAAGGCGAACTCGCGGTGCGGGTCGCGGAGAGCCTCACCCTCTCGCAGGAGGACGGCGTCCTGAAGATCGACCGGCCGGACAACGACCGGTTCCACCGGAGCCAGCACGGCCTCGCCCGGACCCTGATCGACAATATGGTCACCGGTGTCACCGAAGGGCACAAAAAGACCCTGGAGATCCACGGCGTCGGCTACCGCGCGTCGATGGAGGGCAAGACCCTCGTCCTGAGCGTGGGCTACTCCCACACCGTCAAGATCACCCCGCCGGAAGGCATCGACTTCAACATCGCACCGGACGAGAAGACACGCGTCACCACGATCACCGTCAGCGGCATCGACAAGGCCGTCGTCGGACAGATCGCGGCGGACATCCGCAAGGCGCGAAAGCCCGACCCCTACAAAGGCAAGGGCGTGCGCTACAAAGGTGAGGTCGTGAAGCTACGGCCTGGCAAGAGGGCAGGTAAGTAATCATGGCCACCAAGACAAGAAGCGACATGCGGGTCGTGCGGCACGACCGTCTGCGGAAGAAACTCCGCGGGACGGCCGAGCGACCGCGCCTCGCGGTTTTCAAGAGCACCAAGCACATCAGCTGCCAGCTCATCGACGACGTGGCCGGCCACACCCTGGCCGCGGCCAGCAGCCTGGAGAAGGGGCTCGAAGCGACGGAC carries:
- a CDS encoding DnaJ domain-containing protein; amino-acid sequence: MPTLYEILGLETKAQPAEVRTAYRRLARTYHPDVNDDPASHDKMAKINAAFEVLSDPVRRMEYDALIGTATFEEPSGETAGRNPDAIRATIIHRARGHKTPIYGLSYAPGTGRLLSCSFDNEIFWWNEEMTAAERSMRLEGGVVSSVVALDDSRAVVAGCTEQQLGCWRIDGTKFEVWRQVPKDWVVTVLPSPDGNSLALGTVTRQARVVGSRDGAVRFTCDGHADAVTALAWSSDSRYLASGSADATVKLWDGRTGSLVYTFDQVRSTVTSLAFSPDGHWIAVAAVDLSIRVFDVHKLQLRKTFFGHDRPVEALAFHPRSWLLASASRDGSMGLWNVVHGVNHGRAEASLQPLSAVAFSPDGRHVSAGGLDKVLRVWRLSSPK
- a CDS encoding type Z 30S ribosomal protein S14; protein product: MPKTCLIVKQKRKPKFKVRAYTRCSQCGRQHGYIRYFGVCRICFREMAHKGLLPGVVKSSW
- the rpsH gene encoding 30S ribosomal protein S8 — protein: MHSDPIADLLTRIRNGIISRAMNVDCPVSKIKLEVLRILKDEGFITGFEVITESKFPSVRVHLRYDDRRKPVIHSIMRVSKPGLRVYKGSGELRPIRSGLATRVMTTSQGVMTDREARRRKIGGEVLCEVW
- the rplF gene encoding 50S ribosomal protein L6, whose amino-acid sequence is MSRIGFKPIKVPGTVTVTSEKGHIAVKGPKGELAVRVAESLTLSQEDGVLKIDRPDNDRFHRSQHGLARTLIDNMVTGVTEGHKKTLEIHGVGYRASMEGKTLVLSVGYSHTVKITPPEGIDFNIAPDEKTRVTTITVSGIDKAVVGQIAADIRKARKPDPYKGKGVRYKGEVVKLRPGKRAGK
- the rplR gene encoding 50S ribosomal protein L18 encodes the protein MATKTRSDMRVVRHDRLRKKLRGTAERPRLAVFKSTKHISCQLIDDVAGHTLAAASSLEKGLEATDNIAGAKKVGLALAERAKKAGVSTAVFDRGGFQYHGVVKSLADGAREGGLEF